The DNA segment ATCGCCGTCGATAAGCGGGCAATCACTCCAATCGTAATATCCTCTTTCGATCCATCGGGCTGCGACGCTAGCAATCGGCGTTGCTGGTGGATTCCCCGCTGTCCGGGGCTTCACTTCAGCCCCGTTTCCGCTTACCTTTTGGGCCGAACAATAAACCTTTAACCCAAAATGGTGAGTGCTATGTCCGTCGCGACTGACCTGAAAAAAACCGCAATCGACACGATTCGCACCCTAAGTATGGATGCCGTTCAGGAAGCCAATAGCGGGCATCCAGGGACCCCTATGGCGTTGGCTCCGGTTGCTTACCAAGTCTATAACGAAGCGATGCAGTACGATCCTGCAGAGCCGAACTGGCCAAACCGTGACCGCTTTGTGCTTTCCTGCGGCCATGCTTCGATGTTGCTCTATTCCATGCTTCATCTGTGTGGTGTCAAAGCGACCGACGCCGACGGCAATCCAACGGATAAACCGTCGATCACGTTGGACGACATCAAGAAATTCCGCCAACTGGACAGTCCTTGTGCTGGGCACCCTGAATTTGGGTTTGCTGCCGGGATTGAAACGACAACCGGACCGCTCGGTCAGGGTGTCAGCAACAGCGTCGGGATGGCGATGGCATCCAATTGGTTTGCCGCTCGTTACAACACGGCCGAACAAACCTTGTTCGATTACAACGTCTACGCTCTGTGTAGCGACGGCGACCTGATGGAAGGGATCGCCAGCGAAGCGGCCTCGATCGCAGGGCACCTGAAACTGTCGAATCTGTGCTGGTTGTATGATGACAATCACATCACGATCGAAGGGGATACCGATCTAGCTTTCAGTGAAGATGTTGGCAAGCGTTTTGAAGGAATGGGCTGGAACGTCCTGCACGTTGCGGATGCGAACGATACCGATGCTTTGGGTAAAGCGATCGATCAGTTCAAAGCTTGCGAAGATCGCCCAACGTTGATCGTTGTCCGCAGCATCATCGGCTACGGGGCTCCTCACAAGCAAAACACGCATGGGGCTCACGGCGCGCCGCTCGGTTGGGACGAAATCGCCCTCGCCAAAGAAAGCTACGGCCTTCCTGCTGACAAAAAATTCTATGTCGCCGACGGGGTCATGGAACACTTTGCCGATGGCATTGGCAAACGAGGCGCTGCGGCTTCGGCAGCCTGGAACACCACCTGGAGTGCCTATCAGAAAGCGAATCCCGAAAAGGCTGCCGAACTGAAGCAAGTCTTTGCTGGTGGGCTGCCTGCTGACTGGGACAGTCAAATCCCGACGTTCGAAGCAAGCGAAAAAGGGGATGCAACCCGCAACAGTAGCGGCAAGGTTTTGAACGCGGTTGCTTCAAAAATTCCTTGGATGATTGGTGGCTCGGCCGACTTGGCACCAAGTAACAAAACCAACCTAGATTTTGACGGTGCCGGTGACCTTTTGCCAACCAATTACGGTGGGCGGAACTTGCACTTCGGGATCCGTGAACACGCGATGGCCGCGATCTGTAACGGCCTGTCGTTGTCGGGGCTGCGAGCCTATGGTGCGACTTTCTTTGTCTTTACCGATTACATGCGTGGTGCAATGCGGCTGAGCAGCATCATGCACCAGCCGGTGATGTACATCCTGACGCATGATTCGATCGGCGTCGGCGAAGACGGACCGACCCATCAACCTGTCGAGCATTTGTCGGCATGCCGAGCCATCCCAGGACTGAACGTTTTCCGTCCCGGTGATTCGAATGAAACGGCCGAGTGTTATCGTGCTGCGATGAACATTTCCGATCATCCCTCGGCCTTTGTGCTTTCCCGTCAGAACATGCCAACCTTGTGCCGCGACAAATACAGCGCAGCATCTGGATGTGCCAAAGGTGGCTATGTGCTGGCCGACTGCGAAGGAACACCTGAGGTCATCTTGATGGGCTCCGGCAGCGAACTGTCGTTGTGTGTCGATGCTTACGAAACGCTGACCGCCGAAGGGGTCAAAGCCCGAGTCGTCAGCATGCCATGCATCGATTTGTTCGAGCAACAGGATTGCAGCTATAAGGAATCGGTTTTGCCGATCGCTTGTACCGCTCGCGTTGCCGTCGAAGCCGGTCTGCGTCAGTCTTGGGATCGTTACATCGGCTTGCACGGTAAATTTGTTGGTATGATCGGTTACGGTGCTTCCGGCCCGTTCGATGCTGTTTACAGCAAGTTCAACATCACGACCGAAGCGGTCATTGAAGCCGCTAAGAAGCAGTTGTAGGTTTCGCGGTTTCGAAAATCGTGTTCCTTGCTGACATCGTACGCGCTCAATCGTTTGGATACGGTTGAGACGCTCCGGAGGGATTCCGCAACGATCCTGCCAATCCTTCGTTCTTGCCAGCAGATGACCTTAGGTCCGCGGGCATATCGATCGACCCCACATGGTTACGTGTCTGCGTGACTGTTCCTGGTGGTGAGCCAGCAACGTTCCTTTTGAGGGATGCAAGCTGGCGCATCCATTCGCGAAATTAGCGTGATTCGCGGGCAATGTGCGCGCATTTTGGGCCCGCCAATCACGCTAATCTGCGCGAATGACTAGGCACGAAATAGCTGATCGACGCCAAAGCGTGAGGTCGCTGCTCCACAATCGGGGCGTCGCCTATCTCTTCTCGACTCACCTTAATCCGATGGGTTTGCTTGGTTGCGATTGTCTGTGTGCGTTGCCCTCCTCCGCACCCTCCCAAACCTTGCTCGGAGCCGTTACAACATCTCTTCTCGCTGTTTCAATCGCTTTTTGATGAGGTAAATCGATGGCCATTTTTGGAGCCCACATGTCAATCGCTGGTGGGCTGTATAAGGCCATCGAACGAGCCTTGGCTGTGGATATGCAGACGCTGCAGATCTTCACCAAGAACAACAACCAGTGGGCTGCAAAGCCGTTGACGGATGAAGCCATTGATCAGTGGAAGACGGCTTTTGCTGAATCGAAACTCAAACAGCCGATCGCACACGCTTCGTATTTGATCAATTTAGCGGCTCCCGATCCGGCACTTTGGCAAAAGTCGATCGATGCCTTGGTGATCGAATTGCAGCGAGCCGATCAGTTGCAGATCGACGGGCTGGTCCTGCACCCGGGGGCCTTCACGACCAGTGACGAAGCGACCGGGATCGCGCGAGTCATCGAAGGGATCTTGGCCGCTTTCGAAGCTTACCCACCAGAGCATTGCCGACTGCTGTTAGAGAATACTGCGGGCCAAGGTTCCTGTCTGGGACATACCATGGATCACCTTGGCCAGATGATTGCCGGGCTTCCTGAAGACGCGCCGATCGGGGTTTGTATCGATACCTGCCATGCGTTTGCGGCCGGGTACGCGATCGAAACGAAAGCCGGTTTCAAGCAGTTGAAGGCGGATATCAAAACGCATTTGCCTGCTGGCAGTATCCGGGCATTGCATTTAAACGATAGTAAGAAACCGTGTGGGTCGCGTGTCGATCGCCACGACCATATCGGTTTAGGGCTGATCGGAATCGAAGGTTTTCGCAACGTCCTGAACGATGCGATGTTCAAGAAACTGCCTGGATATCTGGAAACCCCCAAAGGTATCGACGAAGAATCGGGTGAGGACTGGGACGTTATCAACCTCCGTGCGTTGCGGGAAGTCGTTAAGTAGTTTGCGGCTGGGGATGCCGACGCAAACCATGAATCGCCGGCTCGATTCCGCGTTTCACTCCTGTCGGGAATGTTCGGCAACGGTCGCCCCCTGCTGATCGGGATTCTGCTTGGATTTCCGTCAGACGCATGTACCTGGTCTGATGCCATTGGTCACCTATTATTGGTCGGCTGCCGGCCGATATCGCTTTCTGCTTTACTCGGGCTCTGCCGGGTAATAGGATGGAGCCACGTCGCGATCAGGATACGAATGGACGTTCGGATTCGGCGACTCCCTCCCTTTCCTTCCTTACAGAAAAGTTCTTTCCGATGAAA comes from the Roseimaritima multifibrata genome and includes:
- the tkt gene encoding transketolase, translated to MSVATDLKKTAIDTIRTLSMDAVQEANSGHPGTPMALAPVAYQVYNEAMQYDPAEPNWPNRDRFVLSCGHASMLLYSMLHLCGVKATDADGNPTDKPSITLDDIKKFRQLDSPCAGHPEFGFAAGIETTTGPLGQGVSNSVGMAMASNWFAARYNTAEQTLFDYNVYALCSDGDLMEGIASEAASIAGHLKLSNLCWLYDDNHITIEGDTDLAFSEDVGKRFEGMGWNVLHVADANDTDALGKAIDQFKACEDRPTLIVVRSIIGYGAPHKQNTHGAHGAPLGWDEIALAKESYGLPADKKFYVADGVMEHFADGIGKRGAAASAAWNTTWSAYQKANPEKAAELKQVFAGGLPADWDSQIPTFEASEKGDATRNSSGKVLNAVASKIPWMIGGSADLAPSNKTNLDFDGAGDLLPTNYGGRNLHFGIREHAMAAICNGLSLSGLRAYGATFFVFTDYMRGAMRLSSIMHQPVMYILTHDSIGVGEDGPTHQPVEHLSACRAIPGLNVFRPGDSNETAECYRAAMNISDHPSAFVLSRQNMPTLCRDKYSAASGCAKGGYVLADCEGTPEVILMGSGSELSLCVDAYETLTAEGVKARVVSMPCIDLFEQQDCSYKESVLPIACTARVAVEAGLRQSWDRYIGLHGKFVGMIGYGASGPFDAVYSKFNITTEAVIEAAKKQL
- a CDS encoding deoxyribonuclease IV; translated protein: MAIFGAHMSIAGGLYKAIERALAVDMQTLQIFTKNNNQWAAKPLTDEAIDQWKTAFAESKLKQPIAHASYLINLAAPDPALWQKSIDALVIELQRADQLQIDGLVLHPGAFTTSDEATGIARVIEGILAAFEAYPPEHCRLLLENTAGQGSCLGHTMDHLGQMIAGLPEDAPIGVCIDTCHAFAAGYAIETKAGFKQLKADIKTHLPAGSIRALHLNDSKKPCGSRVDRHDHIGLGLIGIEGFRNVLNDAMFKKLPGYLETPKGIDEESGEDWDVINLRALREVVK